gcttgaattaaatggaaggaaattaatatactaggagcctggcgtgactcgaactcaggacctcctgctctgataccatgtgaaacaaccgttgtactctaaaagcttaagctgttagagaacggtgtttaaacatttttatatttaacagaacTTTATTCATAAAGTGCTGAAATTATTGTTTTCAAGCATCAGATTGATTGCAACTGCGTGTTTGATCACCAACAACAGCAGCTCCGTTAGTGGCGCAAACAGGCGCAAAAATAGTAATCAGCACCTGTTAACAACACCAACAAACAGGGGCAGTGTCAAGAATCATAGTCTTAAGAGCTTCATTGATGGCCTAACGCAGCGGATGATCACTTGCAGCGGCAGAGGCGTGGCGTGGCGCCGGTGGTGTTGTGACAGACGATAGAAGCgttggaggaagaagaagattagAGAAGGGATTAGGAATTTTTCCTTGATTCTAGTCCCAccaatacttttatttttatatataacgaGTTAAGCTAAAATACTACTGGATGTCTCAAAGGATTAAACATCTGAATTGATAATTTAGAGTGTTAAAACTTCATTAGAATTCAACTTGGTGATTTTAgttcattatttattttgatcaaataactttaaaattgacaatttcgACGATCAGTATATAGAACATTCTCAATCTGATCGAATGTAATATCAAATGCAGCTACCTTAATTTTGCATTAAAGAGATCtattatctaatatattttttgctgaATGTAGAGCTGTTTGTATTACCTTATATGTCTTTTGCCTGCATGATTAAAATTgcaatataattttgaaaaaataaaataaaacattgtATGAGCAAATTGCACTATCAGTCTCCAaacttttatgaaaattttattctaactactatttttttaaggtaaagttaatattttgtaaatttctataaatatatcgaattAGCAAATTATATAGTCTGATGTTAAGTTCAGTGCATGACCATAGAAGCTGGGCCAATCAAGCCCTAATCCCGGTCTAGATTTGGATCGTGATTTCGAATCTTAATCATGTCCACGAATTGTGCATGATCCATTACTAGTTTGAGCCAATTTGAAATCGGCACGTTTCGGAATGGTCCGCATTTGGTTAAATCTGGCTTGTTTAATTTCATCGACAATCAAATTTCAAGTTCTTTTCGAATAATCAAGTAATCCAATTTCCTCTGAATTACGCATTGACTCTGATGAGTGCTCTTCCATTCTCTATTTTCATATGATTTCGGGTATATTTTGACTTATTCAAATCGAATTATTTTTCTTGACTATGGGGTTTATACttcaataaaaaaagagaaaaggaaaaaaaatctaatgatTTTTCTGTTGACCTATCAACTAGgtgtttctaaaaaaataaataaaatgaaataaaattcaaTGTGCACTTAAACGATCAGAGTTGCAAAAGTTGACTAGAGAATATATCTTAGCTGTATACGCATGTTCATCCCAACCAAACATCTAATGTTTGGgataaaccaaaattttaagGTCAACACTCACCGACGgtctctagaacaagtggcaaggAACTtaattggtggttggtacccgagacccaaattcgaattctagttcattcacattttcagctaagtttatttttaagtaaaataaatgaagcgggtagcatgctacctatctctctcaaaaaaaaaaaaaaaatacatgtataGTCACTCCCTATACTTTAGCATGTTGAGAAATTGACCCACTgaacttttgttattttgataTTCATCCCGCTGCTTACTAATCCCCGTTAGCAATTATGGAGATTTTCTTAGAATAAAACATCCACGAGAGATATTTTTGACTAAACTAATTAATTCTTCATCATGTGCTCTCATACGCCTTTGTTTTGATTCTTTCAGAGAAagtgtaaatcaaataaaaaaaagttttagagGACAAATAAAAACGAGTTAAAGTTTAGAAGATGTCTAcacattttaaccaaaatttagATAGTGAGAACTTATATTGGAAGTTGGAAGAGGctatttgtttttcctttttttccttttaaaatttatttttttcttatactttATTGTAGAAACAAAGCATCTCATCTTGCACATGCAGCTCTAACAAATGTAAAAGTCAAGTaccttataatatatatatatgcacacaaATTGCGCAACTTGCATGAAACTATATATAGCATAAGCAGCCAGAATTGCTTATTCCAAAGTCATATCTCCATCACCGCAACCGAGCGAGAGATCACGACGAAGACGGAGACAATATAGTTGGAAAATGGTAAGAGTTTCATCGTCTGAGATGAAGAAATGGCCTCACCATCTATGCGCGCATTTAAAGTTACGATTCGTTTTGATTCTCTTTTCTTGTCGATATGTATTGTTTTTTATCGGATGCAGCTGATGAAGATGGGGCCTTGTGGTGGGGACGGAGGCGGTCAAAGGGACGTGGACATGAGGGGGGTGACACGCATAGTGAAGGTAGAGGTCCGCAGCGGGCACACCATCGATGCCGTTTCGTTCTTATACGAGCGCAACGGTAACCTCGAGTGGAGTCCCCGGtgggggggcggcggcggcggcgtcaaTGAGGTATGTAACAAATAAGCACTGCTATTGTAGTTACTCATTTTCATGCTGTTCACTTTAGTTTCTTGTACAGTAGTTAATTTGGTAACTGGTCCAGTAGTTCACTTGAAACTCGACCCGAGTCGACTCAATTTATTTCGGTCGATATCTCGAACTACTCAGGCCAAATCAATCATCATTATTTGGTATCATCGAAATTTCTAAGCGACTAATTTGTTAGAAAGGAAACATAACAAATGTTCTCTCATGATCGATGCTGGTTTTCTTTTATTCGGCAGATTAATCTTGCACAGAATGAATATCTTACTTCTGTTGTGGGACACTATGGTTACTTCAATAAAGATTTCGTGGTAAGATCACTTACTTTTGTTAGCAACCTCCGCACTTACGGACCCTACGGTCGTCAAGAAGGAATCACTTTCGCTCTTCCTTCAGCAAGGGGCAAAATTGTGGGTTTCCATGCAAGATCTGGTCTATTTCTTGATGCGATTGGCACTTACGTCCAGTTTGACTAGTCGATTGCCGACAAATGCCATTCTATGtacctttttatatatatatgacttgTTTTGCTACAAATAAGAGTGCTTTAAGCTTCATGGTATGGAGTGCTCAATATGTTGAGCCTGTGATTGCTTCTATTTCAAAATGATTGATGACCAAATgagaactttttttatttggtcGGGTACGTTCTAATAAAGTAAATGTTAGttgtaaaaacaaaagcttctgtgtgtggagcacttttaaataggatgattgttgtactgtacATTGCATCATCCAACGTCTAAAGtgtgtttagaggcatgcatcatctctaaggattgttagccgTATGAAAATGCATAACATGAATTGGTTGCTGATTGGTacatgtaggttgtggttgtgatcctattgtatccgttggtacgccgtgctaTTAAACATTGGCTCTTTACTGTAAAAATGAATTCAGTGTGAAGTGAACGCCCGTTTGGTTATTGATATATTTTGGTCATGTGTTTGAAACTTTACATTTGTTGGACATGTCTTTTTCTATGTAGGACATAAATATATTTGCTTGACCTATAAAGTTTTCTAAATGAAAAGGAAATGTGAATATAAAGTTGGTTCACGATCGATGTACTAGACTAGTAAAGCCTTTCAAGTGTGAATGGAATGAATTTAAATAGCAGGTGAAGTGTGTTTCATGCATGCTTATGCATGTATGAAACACATGCATGCTGTGCTTAATACATAGGCGGTCTTAGAATCATTCTacatataaaatccaaaaaaatatacaaacaaaaaataataaaaaattaaaaaaaaattataaagaagaaataataatttacgTGCTTCCACAATTAGCCtacattcaaaagaaaaagcgagaaatatatatttcttatataaaaaaaaaaaaatcaaagttcaAACCCACACCTTTATATTTCTTTCAGCCTTATAGTTATTATCACCTTTTCCTTATTTTCATtccaaatgaaaataaaaaattcacacacaaaaaaaaaaaaactattttcattCCAAATGGAattctctgaaaaaaaaaaagaaaaaaagagaaactcaACAGGCTACGTCATTTAAGTCATGACTCATTGCTTGTTGCTTATTACGTGTTGAtgcattacaattttttttatatgcatCGATATAGCATTAGCTCCCCACTCAAAAAAAGAGagtgagaaaagaagaaaacaataaGGACAACAGTTGAAAAGGATGAATAAAGATTTTAAACAGAACATAATAATTAAGTACAGTTGAGTGTATGTTATGCCACCTCACACGTATTAATGAAATACACACGGATGTAGATGCATGCAAATCTATACGGCCCTGACATtttattaaagataaaaaagaactGAAGAACATCTTAAGATAACACCTGTACAAAAACTCCATAACACCTCGCAACCAAGAGAAAGTTAATGAATTTGTTACAGAAACTGTTTGTGAGAAAGTTGTCAAAAAAATCCCACGAATGTGCTTCAATAATTTTAGAAAAGTGAAGTAATTAACAAAATATTGCATGTTCTAAAAGAGGTGCAAAGAGTCATATTAATGCACTGTTGTACTATCTAAGTTCAAGCCCAAAAAGTTGACGAATGTAATGTTTgagtacaaaataattttttttttgagaaataggtagcacgctacccgctttattcatTGAATTGGTGAATTAAACTACAAGTGCGGAGCAACCAGGCCCCCGAAAAGAAGGAaaccttaaaaaagaaaaaaaagaaaaaaaagaagaagttaaGGAGCGAGAAGGAGGTCCCACTCCTTCAAGAGAAGCTTGAGTCTGTGCACTGCTAGTTCAGTCCAAAAAATTGCACCGTTTCTGACCTTTCAAATAATCCACCAGTAACTGACTAGGTCAGTCATTCTGGATCTCTTCGTTTGATAATCCTTTTTGCTCTTCCATCTATCCCACACGAGATTCACGTCGTCCCCTAGGTCTTCCGTTTGGATATCATCTACTCCGGTTACTATGATAAACTTGCCGAGTACAAAATATATTAATGCGTTGTACAAAGAGCACAAGCTAATGCTAGCCCCATTCATAATCTCGTGTACGGGACACTACATACAAAAGGCTAAGGGTTGAAACCTGGTCGGCCCGAATTTTTATGCTTTTGGAATGGGACGGGGTTTGTTGGGCCTAAACAGCTGTCtagaaaaatcaataaatacTTATCTACAAAATATATAGAGTCTCACCGATATACTATCGACAGTACAAAAATCTTTGTgctactaattatttttaatgatgcaattttgaaattaatgatcagctccgttagacatgatctacgctattgaaaatatttagatatttttttaatattatttgactagtgatcaaaaggtttcaaaattgataattttaataactaatGTAATACATCTGTAAATTTAATAGTatgaaataattcaaatttcataaaatttttatatattttttttattattatttagaataagaCGATCAGTACTTTCAAATCTTttgtcatcattttttatggtatttttattttcatctatttatttttagattactcgttttatagataaataatatcaaaaaattataaaatttagttttcaaatacttttaataatgtaAAGCAAGTCTAACGAAGCTAATTGTCGATTCGGATaacacatcatcgaaaacaacttaattaGTAGTACAGAGATTTCCGTGCTACCATAGTATAGAAACCGGACTCAATATATACCCTccatactatcaatagtatatagTCGGACTCGTACAAGAGAAAGGTCTCAACAAAGTAAACCTCACTTATTTTAATGGTAAATCATACAAATTGCTAGCATTAATCAAGTAAAATTGGGTAACTTTCAGAGATATGCTCTTCTGGATTGTCACCTCTTCAGACGCAACCAAAGTAGGTTTGTGCTTGCTTTCAATCTACAACATCTAAATTGCCTATAAATATGTCCCATGATCGATTGTTCCATCAGCTCCTTATTTAGCTTCCCGTACGTAGATCCATCCTCTTAGTCTTGGCCTCAATGACATATACCCTGCATGGCCGTTCCTTCGCTCCGCGCGATACAGCTTCGTAGACTGATATATCATATGCACAAACAAAGCATTTGTTTTATTTCTGCGTGATCGGCCACTCTTGTACTCCATCCGCCCCTGGCCGGAGAGATTTAGATGTTTTCTGAGAAAGCATCTTCATTTCTTAACCAGGATCAATGATTATTTTACCTACTCTCAATATATATTCGTATGTGCATGATCGTGTCAACAATGATATCTGTACGTACGTAGCATGATTGACGAAGAAAGTATAGTGAGTCCATGTGCTTATATTCTGAGCCTAGCTACGTAAGTTTAAGAATATGATATATTTATTGAAATATATCCAATCAAAAAGTCTTTAGTCTGTATGTTTGAACTCGTTAATATATTCACGCTTTACTcctctaattattttttgagagcTAGAAAAATAACATACTATTCgctttatttgtttcttttaaaaataaatttagttagaaatgtaaaataattatacttcAAAGTAGGAATATTCTCATGTAccaattattaaatatttttgtcatttgcaCTAGGAATGGTAGGTTTTATTCTACTTATTACTGTGTGGGGATAGGATTGTTCTGATGtgaatggagagagagagagagagagagagagagagaccttagCTTGCTTAAGATATATCCAAATTAAATGTCTTAGACAGAGGAGAAGTTTGGGACAGAAGCAGCTGGCTGATGGTAACATTATCTGAAACTTGAGGTACTGAGCTGATAAAGTGCAGGACCATCACCCCACCAGCACAAGAAATGAAGGGAGTAAGGTGAGGGGCGTATATGAATGTAATTATCATAGTGGTCCAATATTGTTGGTGTACATAAATGGCCCATACAAGATACCACTGTGATCTCCTCTTGGTCCTTTgcatgagaagagagagagagagagagagagagagagagagagagagagagagagagagaggagggggggaACAAACACTTCGAAGGAGATTAGAGGCCATTGTCCCATATCTCCTGTTGATTGGGAAATGACAATGTGGACATCTTACCCACTACTATTCACTTTTGGCCCTCCCTCTAGAGAAAAAGGAACTAACTTACAAGGGACTCTTTCATGCCAACTATAACCCATTAGCTTGGATCAATCCCTTGCTGCTATGAAATGCTCTTGTGGACCAGCACCAGAGACTCCaaccaaaagttaaaaaaagggggggaaatgTATAGTGAATCAATCAATAATATGCAATTTTTTCATAAGACTCTCTAAACTTCACTTTTCTTCACTAACACTTTTTAATTTGAGGATTTTCAGCTGAAAAAGATTGatgattttgttaaattaatccGTCATTCCATCAAAACTCACGGTTAATAATTGTGAACCAATATGTTGGTTTTTTAATCAGGTTTCAGGTCGCCCATGATGGACAAATCCGACCCGACCCATTAAGAGATGGTTTTCTTAGTTGGTTGGGAAACCACCCAGTACGTGCAGTTACAAACGTGCAGAGAGAAAAGGAGGGATGTAACGTGAAAGAAAAATAGCTTAcattctgcttcttcttctcctaaTGAGATTTCTCTCCCCATCACAAAATTCTTAAAGTTTACTCACTTCTTGGAAGATTTGACATTTGGGTTGTGGAAACTAGTGCAATTTTCATCTTGTGATCTTGCATTTGATCCGTTGGAGCGATTGGTTTGGTTTGATCCTATTTTTATCACGACCTTCGAATCGAAATTGAGGtattttatagattaaattttactttcacAATAActgctaattaattagcatataAATGAAAGTAAATTGAGCATCAATCAAAACTAAATGAAGTCCTGAGCCAATTTCAAATTACCCCGGTGTCTCCATccaatttttagttttcacacctaaaaagtccttttttttcttcgttttcACACAGATATGAGCAATCAACAAGAAGTGAAACAACAGTTTCCAAAACTTAGGCGACAACGTTGGTCTCCGCTaccatatttttcaaaagatcaATTTAATGAGAAACAGTTTAGCAACATATTCTTTAATTAAGATGATTAAAgccattttttccttttcgcTAAACAGAATAATccaaaggaaataaaaaatgcACGAACCACCGAATCCAAATAAGATCGGCCAActtgtcaatttttttaatgagaGGACAGCAAATATATGTGCATCAACATGATTCATTGAAGTGGGCAAACGGTTTCGAAAGTGACCCACAACCTAACTACCAATTGAGTAGAAACGCGCATATCTTTTGCTCTAATTGTAGTGCTCATATAAATCTAAGTAAactgacaaaaaaaataattgcccAATATTTGCGCGATTTGTCCGAAGGATCAATTTAGAGAAAGATTACACCAAGGCTAATGTGTCTTTAGCTCACAATAATGGTGTGGGGCTCAAATAAGGGAAGATGCCTGAGTTGTTTAGCAAGAAAAGTTGTCCCTAATAAGATGCATCATTGTCCATGTCT
This DNA window, taken from Ananas comosus cultivar F153 linkage group 5, ASM154086v1, whole genome shotgun sequence, encodes the following:
- the LOC109709839 gene encoding horcolin-like, coding for MLMKMGPCGGDGGGQRDVDMRGVTRIVKVEVRSGHTIDAVSFLYERNGNLEWSPRWGGGGGGVNEINLAQNEYLTSVVGHYGYFNKDFVVRSLTFVSNLRTYGPYGRQEGITFALPSARGKIVGFHARSGLFLDAIGTYVQFD